One segment of Oceanotoga teriensis DNA contains the following:
- a CDS encoding metal ABC transporter substrate-binding protein, which translates to MKKFILSILLFVFIFSSGYAVKISVSMNPYYLLLKDIVAEEDTVNLIIPVGKSPHTYSLSPNDLKNIYDSDVVFYNGLGAEVFIDKLLDNLKNKGIETIEFGKKIPHYLLINSSKASHDHDEEDEHEHHHHGVNPHVWLDTLIIRDYVLPQIVETLSEINPDNEEIYEENARNFVEKFDKMDKEFIYKMKNTESSIMVFHNAYPYFTKRYNIKTGGVIQTSPGIDPSLSQMKDTIKQAKENNVKVIFIEPQLSDVAAKKIAAMLGIDIGILDPLGNTSYNSIMDLYEYNFDAIYKFLNK; encoded by the coding sequence ATGAAAAAATTTATATTATCAATTTTATTATTTGTATTTATATTTAGTTCTGGATATGCGGTAAAAATATCAGTATCTATGAATCCTTATTATCTGTTGTTAAAAGATATAGTTGCTGAAGAGGATACTGTAAATCTTATAATTCCTGTTGGAAAAAGTCCGCATACATATTCTTTAAGTCCAAATGATTTAAAAAATATATATGATTCAGATGTTGTATTTTATAATGGCCTTGGTGCTGAAGTTTTTATAGACAAACTTTTGGACAATTTAAAAAATAAAGGTATAGAAACTATTGAATTTGGGAAAAAAATACCACATTATCTTTTAATAAATTCATCCAAAGCATCACATGATCATGATGAAGAAGATGAACATGAACACCATCATCACGGAGTTAACCCTCATGTTTGGCTTGATACTTTGATAATAAGAGATTATGTTTTACCACAAATAGTTGAAACATTATCAGAAATTAATCCAGATAATGAAGAAATATATGAAGAAAATGCTAGAAATTTTGTAGAGAAATTTGATAAAATGGATAAAGAGTTTATTTATAAAATGAAAAATACTGAAAGTTCGATAATGGTTTTTCATAATGCTTATCCATATTTTACAAAAAGATATAACATAAAAACAGGCGGAGTCATACAAACATCACCAGGTATAGATCCATCATTATCTCAAATGAAAGATACGATAAAACAAGCAAAAGAAAATAATGTAAAAGTGATATTCATAGAGCCTCAACTAAGTGATGTTGCAGCAAAAAAAATAGCTGCCATGCTTGGAATTGATATTGGTATTTTAGATCCATTAGGAAATACTTCTTATAATAGTATAATGGATTTATATGAATATAATTTTGATGCCATATATAAATTCTTAAATAAATAA
- a CDS encoding Fur family transcriptional regulator, producing MKLTKARRDILEIFKNSNYPLSAEQLFELLKKEYDLSTIYRNLNFFEKNSALKSIVFSDKVKYFYSGEGHFHFIYCVKCKKFEKFDLCYEDKISQYIKENLKFEILNHTLYFEGICQDCRN from the coding sequence ATGAAGCTAACAAAAGCGAGAAGAGATATTTTAGAAATATTTAAAAATTCAAATTATCCATTGAGTGCTGAACAATTATTTGAACTATTGAAAAAAGAATATGATTTATCAACGATATACAGAAATTTAAATTTTTTTGAAAAAAATAGTGCATTGAAATCTATAGTTTTTTCTGATAAAGTAAAGTATTTTTATTCTGGAGAAGGACATTTTCATTTTATATATTGTGTAAAATGTAAAAAATTTGAAAAATTTGATTTATGTTATGAAGATAAGATTTCTCAATATATTAAAGAAAATTTAAAATTTGAGATATTAAATCATACGCTTTATTTTGAAGGAATATGTCAAGATTGTAGAAATTGA
- a CDS encoding metal ABC transporter ATP-binding protein — protein sequence MKDIMINVNNLNYKVENTEILKDINFNIYKGDFVGIIGPNGAGKSTLIKILLNEIEDYEGDIKISGKIGYVAQHDEFERDFPIKAYEIVLLGMYKKRGIFKRYKKEDYEKVKKLMKILEIDYLYDRKVGKLSGGEYQRLALARALASEPSILILDEPEAGVDKQGQNLFYSLLKKLNNEKNITIIMVSHDLSMVFKETTKIMCLNKNLHCHKDTKEMTAEELKKIYSEDLELLVHVDESVKVVDRND from the coding sequence ATGAAAGATATTATGATAAATGTGAATAATCTTAACTATAAAGTTGAAAACACAGAAATATTAAAAGACATTAATTTTAATATATATAAAGGTGATTTTGTAGGGATTATAGGACCAAATGGAGCTGGTAAATCAACTCTTATAAAAATATTATTGAATGAAATAGAAGATTATGAGGGAGATATAAAAATATCTGGAAAAATAGGTTATGTTGCCCAACATGATGAATTTGAAAGGGATTTTCCAATAAAGGCATACGAAATTGTATTGTTGGGAATGTATAAAAAAAGAGGTATTTTTAAAAGGTATAAAAAAGAAGATTATGAAAAAGTAAAAAAACTTATGAAAATACTTGAAATAGACTATTTATATGATAGAAAAGTTGGCAAATTATCTGGAGGAGAATATCAAAGACTTGCACTTGCACGTGCTTTAGCTTCCGAACCAAGTATCCTCATATTAGATGAACCTGAAGCAGGTGTGGATAAACAAGGACAAAATTTGTTTTATTCATTATTAAAAAAATTAAATAATGAAAAAAATATAACCATAATAATGGTAAGTCATGATTTGTCTATGGTTTTTAAAGAAACAACTAAAATAATGTGCTTAAACAAAAATTTACATTGTCATAAAGATACAAAAGAAATGACAGCTGAGGAATTGAAAAAAATATATTCAGAAGATCTTGAATTACTTGTACATGTTGATGAATCAGTTAAGGTGGTAGATAGAAATGATTGA
- a CDS encoding metal ABC transporter permease: protein MIEIFQYDFIIYSLLTGILSGISCALLSNLIVLKKMEFIGDGAAHASFGGIAFAILMGWNLNIVGIITASIFASIIYLISKKQKIHENSIIGMLLSLSMALGVIFLYIKPGYTPEISSYLFGDILMVNKQDVILLSTILMIIIFSIILFNKEIKYFTFNQRMAKIYGVPVSIINFIFLLTVSIVVVTSVKIVGIILVTSLLITPGVISKMWAKTLNQMFIISSFIGFFSSSLGIIISYYLNIPSGPSIVVTLFTMFIFSYILNYSKKLFS from the coding sequence ATGATTGAGATATTTCAATATGATTTTATAATCTATTCTCTTTTAACTGGTATACTTTCTGGAATAAGTTGTGCATTATTATCAAATCTTATAGTTTTGAAAAAGATGGAATTCATTGGAGATGGAGCTGCTCACGCTTCATTTGGTGGAATTGCTTTTGCAATTTTGATGGGATGGAATTTAAATATTGTTGGTATAATTACCGCTTCTATATTTGCCTCTATTATTTATTTAATAAGCAAAAAACAAAAAATACATGAAAATTCTATTATAGGAATGCTTTTATCATTATCTATGGCTTTAGGAGTAATATTTTTGTACATCAAACCTGGTTATACACCAGAAATTTCAAGTTATTTATTTGGGGATATACTCATGGTGAATAAACAAGATGTTATATTACTCAGTACAATACTTATGATAATTATTTTTTCAATCATACTTTTTAATAAAGAAATAAAATATTTTACATTTAATCAAAGAATGGCTAAAATATATGGAGTTCCAGTCAGTATTATAAATTTTATATTTTTATTGACAGTGTCCATAGTAGTTGTGACATCTGTTAAAATAGTTGGAATAATACTTGTAACATCATTATTGATAACGCCTGGTGTAATATCAAAAATGTGGGCTAAAACATTAAATCAAATGTTCATTATATCCTCATTTATAGGATTTTTCAGTTCTTCATTGGGAATAATAATATCTTATTATTTAAATATACCATCTGGGCCTTCAATAGTTGTAACTCTTTTTACGATGTTTATATTTTCATATATTTTAAATTATTCAAAAAAATTATTCTCATAA
- a CDS encoding PRD domain-containing protein, with protein MNHGFFKVIKVVNNNVILALEMATNKEVMAIGKGVGFGKKTGEEHYYKPGIIEKTYISRNDEIGNEFYKLLNQIDMEIIGLSEEIIFHAEKKLGKLNSHIHIALTDHISFALERIKEGLIIENPFLFEIKTMYDDEYEIAEEVALVIRKRFNIDIPDSEKGYIALHLNSARQSKDIKETLKDTKVIKGIIEILNEELNMKIQEDKLSYSRLLTHLKYVINISTENNELQNPLLSDIKKEFKNSFKIAKKVADYLKKKLNVVLNENELGYLALHLERIKKFKN; from the coding sequence ATGAATCATGGATTTTTTAAAGTAATAAAAGTTGTTAATAATAATGTCATATTAGCCCTTGAAATGGCTACTAATAAAGAAGTGATGGCTATTGGTAAAGGTGTTGGCTTTGGAAAAAAAACTGGTGAAGAACATTATTATAAACCCGGAATAATAGAAAAAACTTATATTTCAAGAAACGATGAAATAGGTAATGAGTTTTATAAATTATTAAATCAAATTGATATGGAAATAATAGGCTTATCAGAAGAAATAATATTCCATGCTGAAAAAAAGCTTGGGAAATTAAATTCCCATATTCATATTGCTTTGACAGATCATATAAGTTTTGCACTTGAGAGAATAAAAGAAGGATTGATTATAGAAAATCCATTCTTATTTGAAATAAAAACTATGTATGATGATGAATATGAGATTGCAGAAGAAGTGGCGCTTGTAATAAGAAAGAGGTTTAATATTGATATTCCTGATTCTGAAAAAGGATATATAGCTTTACACTTGAATTCCGCAAGACAATCAAAAGATATAAAAGAAACTCTAAAAGATACAAAAGTAATAAAAGGAATAATTGAAATTTTAAATGAAGAACTTAATATGAAAATACAAGAAGATAAATTAAGTTATTCAAGACTTTTAACTCATTTAAAGTATGTAATAAATATTTCTACTGAAAATAATGAATTACAAAATCCTTTACTCTCAGATATAAAAAAAGAATTTAAAAATTCATTTAAAATAGCCAAAAAAGTAGCTGATTATTTGAAGAAGAAATTAAATGTGGTTTTGAATGAAAATGAACTTGGATATCTTGCTTTACATTTAGAAAGAATTAAGAAATTCAAAAATTAA
- a CDS encoding glycoside hydrolase family 1 protein, giving the protein MNKKFPENFLWGGAVAANQCEGAYDEDGKGLSIEDVTPKGIRGPITKEPTEENLKLKGIDFYHKYKEDIKLFSEMGFKVFRLSIAWTRIFPNGDEENPNELGLEFYDDIFDECHKYGIEPLVTISHYEMPLYLAKKYNGWSSRKTIDFFEKYVRTIFNRYKNKVKYWLTFNEINSIIHMPLLAGIMTPADKITKSEIYQAIHHQLVASALATKIGHEIIPNSKIGCMVIAVPIYPLTPDPEDVMTAFKADRENLFFTDVQVKGKYPFYIKRYFKENNIDLKIELGDEEILKNTVDFISFSYYMSACASSKSEENKKSGNMIMGVKNPYLKESEWGWQIDPKGLRYVLNTFYERYDKPLFIVENGLGAKDELIEDENGNKTVIDDYRIKYLNDHIIEIKEAIEDGVEVMGYTSWGCIDLVSASTAEMSKRYGFIYVDRNDDGSGTLSRYKKKSFYWYKELIETNGESLEK; this is encoded by the coding sequence ATGAATAAAAAATTTCCAGAAAATTTTTTATGGGGAGGGGCAGTAGCAGCAAATCAATGTGAAGGTGCTTATGATGAAGATGGAAAAGGATTAAGCATTGAAGATGTCACTCCAAAAGGTATTAGAGGACCTATAACAAAAGAACCTACTGAAGAAAATTTAAAACTTAAAGGAATTGATTTTTACCATAAATATAAAGAAGATATAAAATTATTTTCTGAAATGGGATTTAAAGTTTTTAGACTTTCAATAGCTTGGACTCGTATTTTTCCTAATGGAGATGAAGAAAATCCAAATGAACTTGGATTAGAATTTTATGATGATATTTTTGATGAGTGTCATAAATATGGAATAGAACCACTTGTAACTATTTCTCATTATGAGATGCCATTATATCTTGCAAAAAAATATAATGGGTGGTCAAGTAGAAAAACAATAGATTTTTTTGAAAAATATGTCAGAACAATATTTAATAGATATAAAAATAAAGTAAAATATTGGCTTACTTTTAATGAAATAAATTCTATAATACACATGCCTCTTTTGGCAGGAATAATGACACCAGCTGATAAGATAACAAAAAGTGAAATTTATCAAGCAATTCATCATCAATTGGTTGCTAGTGCACTTGCTACTAAAATAGGGCATGAAATAATTCCAAATTCAAAAATAGGATGTATGGTTATTGCTGTACCTATTTATCCATTAACTCCAGATCCAGAAGATGTTATGACTGCTTTTAAAGCCGATAGAGAAAATTTGTTTTTTACAGATGTTCAAGTTAAGGGGAAATATCCATTTTATATTAAAAGATATTTTAAAGAAAATAATATTGATTTAAAAATAGAATTAGGAGATGAAGAAATATTAAAGAATACTGTTGATTTTATTTCTTTTAGTTATTATATGAGTGCTTGTGCATCTTCTAAATCAGAGGAAAATAAAAAATCTGGAAATATGATTATGGGAGTTAAAAATCCATATTTAAAAGAAAGTGAATGGGGATGGCAAATAGATCCTAAAGGATTAAGATATGTTTTAAATACTTTTTATGAAAGATATGATAAACCTTTATTCATAGTTGAAAATGGTCTTGGAGCTAAAGATGAACTTATAGAAGATGAAAATGGAAATAAAACAGTTATAGATGACTATAGAATAAAATATTTGAATGATCATATTATTGAGATCAAAGAAGCGATAGAAGATGGTGTAGAAGTTATGGGATATACTTCTTGGGGATGTATAGATCTTGTGAGTGCTTCAACTGCTGAAATGAGCAAACGTTATGGGTTTATATATGTTGATAGAAATGATGATGGAAGTGGTACTTTATCAAGATATAAGAAAAAATCTTTTTATTGGTATAAAGAATTGATAGAAACTAATGGAGAATCTTTAGAAAAATAA
- a CDS encoding beta-glucoside-specific PTS transporter subunit IIABC: MANKYDGLARIIIQNVGGKSNVISLTHCVTRLRFKLKDENKANTEILKKTDGIVTVMKSGGQYQVVIGNHVPDVFEVVNKIGGFSSLENENNDSKEKMNFGSSLIDIISGIFAPTLGVLAATGMIKGILALLVYFNVLSSDGGTYQLLYTVSDGFFHYLPIMLGYSAAKKFKVNLFTGLALGGALMYMDDVLKLASMTPIATYFAGTDFVQNVYAKFLGIPILLPASGYASSVIPIILAVWMASKIEKMWKKIVPDVVKTFLVPMLTLAIATPLTFLIIGPIASLLTSVITVATNGIYNFSPIIAGVFLGALWQVLVIFGLHWGVVPIAMVNLSTLGYDPILSLIFAASFAQTAVVLAIIFKTKDKKLKSIAIPAFISGIFGVTEPAIYGVTLPKKKPFFISCIAAAIGGAIIGGLKINGYIIGGLGVFGIPSYINDKTNDITGMLWMLFALAISMIIAFILTMITYKDDKEDELKDEDKTVGVTKGIIASPLKGDIKELSEVNDEAFSNSALGKGVAIIPSEGKLISPADGVLKTIFPTGHAVGIKTDFGAEILIHIGMDTVKLNGKYFTKKIKQGEHVKKGQVLIEFDLEALKREGYSMITPIIITNSSEYLDLIYETNKKIDFGENLITLL, translated from the coding sequence ATGGCCAATAAATATGATGGATTAGCGAGAATAATAATACAAAATGTTGGGGGAAAATCTAATGTAATAAGTTTAACTCATTGTGTTACAAGATTAAGATTTAAACTAAAAGATGAAAATAAAGCTAATACAGAAATTTTGAAAAAAACAGATGGTATAGTTACGGTTATGAAAAGTGGAGGACAGTATCAAGTTGTAATTGGAAATCATGTTCCAGATGTTTTTGAAGTTGTAAATAAAATAGGTGGATTTTCATCTTTAGAAAATGAAAATAATGATTCAAAAGAAAAAATGAATTTTGGTTCATCACTAATAGATATAATATCTGGAATATTTGCACCAACTTTAGGAGTTCTTGCAGCAACAGGAATGATAAAAGGTATTTTAGCATTATTGGTATATTTTAATGTTTTATCATCTGATGGTGGTACTTATCAGCTTTTATACACTGTTTCAGATGGCTTTTTCCATTATTTGCCAATAATGCTTGGATATTCTGCAGCAAAAAAATTTAAAGTCAATTTATTTACAGGATTAGCTCTTGGTGGAGCTTTGATGTACATGGATGATGTTTTAAAGTTAGCATCTATGACGCCTATAGCAACTTATTTTGCAGGTACAGATTTTGTTCAAAATGTATATGCCAAATTCTTGGGTATTCCAATTTTACTCCCCGCAAGTGGGTACGCTTCAAGTGTAATACCTATAATATTAGCTGTTTGGATGGCGAGTAAAATAGAAAAAATGTGGAAAAAAATAGTCCCTGATGTCGTGAAAACATTTCTTGTGCCAATGTTGACTTTGGCAATAGCGACACCTTTAACTTTTTTGATCATAGGACCAATTGCATCTTTATTGACTTCAGTTATAACTGTTGCTACGAATGGTATATATAATTTTAGTCCAATAATTGCAGGAGTATTTTTAGGAGCTTTATGGCAGGTACTTGTTATATTTGGTCTTCATTGGGGAGTTGTTCCAATTGCTATGGTAAATTTATCAACTTTGGGTTATGATCCAATTCTATCTTTAATTTTTGCGGCATCGTTTGCTCAAACAGCTGTTGTTTTAGCAATAATTTTTAAAACAAAAGACAAAAAATTAAAATCAATAGCGATACCAGCTTTTATATCTGGAATATTTGGAGTAACCGAACCTGCTATATATGGAGTAACTTTACCTAAAAAGAAACCTTTTTTTATATCTTGTATAGCAGCAGCAATAGGTGGTGCAATAATAGGAGGACTAAAAATAAATGGTTATATTATTGGAGGATTGGGAGTATTTGGAATACCTTCATATATTAATGATAAAACTAATGATATAACTGGAATGCTTTGGATGTTGTTTGCTTTAGCTATTTCAATGATTATAGCTTTTATATTAACTATGATTACATATAAAGACGATAAAGAAGATGAATTAAAAGATGAAGATAAAACTGTAGGGGTTACTAAAGGAATCATAGCAAGTCCATTAAAAGGAGATATAAAAGAATTAAGCGAAGTAAATGATGAGGCTTTCTCAAATTCTGCATTGGGTAAAGGAGTTGCAATAATTCCAAGTGAAGGAAAACTTATTTCGCCAGCTGACGGAGTTTTAAAAACTATTTTTCCAACTGGTCATGCTGTAGGAATTAAAACTGATTTTGGAGCTGAAATACTTATACATATTGGAATGGATACTGTTAAACTTAATGGAAAATATTTTACAAAAAAAATTAAACAAGGAGAACATGTGAAAAAAGGACAAGTTTTGATAGAATTTGACTTAGAAGCTTTAAAAAGAGAAGGATATTCAATGATAACTCCAATAATAATTACTAATTCTTCTGAATATTTAGATTTGATTTATGAAACAAATAAAAAAATTGATTTTGGAGAAAATTTAATAACATTATTATAA
- a CDS encoding PRD domain-containing protein: MIMSGEFEILKIINNNVVLAREINYNREMIVIGKGVGFKKKIGKVYKLDPGVIEKSYISKDDEIKSNFFKLMDQLDSDVIGVTEEIIALGEKRLGRLNAHIHIALTDHISFAIDRLKEGLIIENPFLFEIKTMYPEEYEVAQEAADLIKERLNMEISPSEKGFIAMHLNSARQDKMIMETLKDTRVVKDVIELINQELSIKIQEDEMSYSRLLTHLKYVISIINDDKNLENPLLSNIKKEFKKSFKIAEKVTQYLEKELNIKLSEHEIGYLALHIERIDRLKTE; encoded by the coding sequence ATGATAATGTCAGGTGAATTTGAAATACTTAAAATAATAAATAATAATGTCGTTTTAGCCCGTGAAATAAATTATAATAGAGAAATGATAGTAATAGGAAAAGGTGTCGGATTTAAAAAGAAGATTGGTAAAGTATATAAATTAGATCCTGGGGTTATAGAAAAATCATATATATCAAAAGATGATGAAATAAAATCAAATTTCTTTAAACTTATGGATCAATTAGACTCAGATGTAATAGGTGTAACTGAGGAAATAATAGCTTTAGGTGAAAAAAGACTTGGCAGATTAAATGCCCATATACATATTGCTTTGACAGATCATATAAGTTTTGCTATTGATAGGCTTAAAGAAGGATTGATTATAGAAAATCCATTTTTATTTGAAATAAAGACTATGTATCCTGAAGAATATGAAGTTGCTCAAGAAGCTGCTGATTTGATAAAAGAAAGATTAAATATGGAAATATCACCATCAGAAAAAGGATTCATAGCCATGCATTTGAACTCTGCAAGACAAGACAAAATGATTATGGAAACCTTAAAAGATACAAGAGTAGTTAAAGATGTTATAGAACTTATAAATCAAGAATTAAGCATAAAAATACAAGAAGATGAGATGAGCTATTCAAGACTTTTAACACATTTAAAATATGTTATAAGCATCATAAATGATGATAAAAACCTTGAAAATCCGTTACTATCAAATATAAAGAAAGAATTTAAAAAATCTTTCAAAATAGCTGAAAAGGTAACACAATATCTTGAAAAAGAATTGAACATAAAGTTGAGTGAACATGAAATTGGGTATCTTGCTTTACATATAGAAAGAATAGATCGTTTAAAAACTGAATAA
- the nagE gene encoding N-acetylglucosamine-specific PTS transporter subunit IIBC, which yields MMKYLQRLGRSLMLPVAVLPAASILMGIGYWIDPVGWGGNSILAAFLIKAGGALIDNMGILFAVGVALGMSKEKDGSSGLSGLVAFMTITTLLSTAVVSNLLKVPIEEVNPGFGKINNQFIGILSGLIAAHCYNKFSHVKLPDFLAFFSGKRLVPIMTAVYMLAVSGVFLFVWPVIYSGLVAFGSAIASLGAFGAGIYAFFNRLLIPTGLHHALNSVFWFDAIGINDIGNFWSNTAATFPGVTTGMYQAGFFPIMMFGLPGAALAMYHTAKDNKKKLAAGLLMAGAFSSFFTGVTEPLEFSFMFLAPVLYFIHALLTGISVFIAATFKWIAGFGFSAGFVDYTLSFRIPAATNILMLIPLGLVMFALYYFIFRFVIQKLDLKTIGREDDVDENEGKTYSKDTNFDEMAKIILEGLGGKENIESMEYCITRLRVEVKDNLKIDEKKIKSSGITGIIRPSKKGIHVVVGPQVQFMYDAMQKYM from the coding sequence ATGATGAAATATCTACAAAGACTTGGTAGATCTTTAATGTTACCAGTTGCAGTTTTACCTGCTGCTTCTATACTTATGGGTATAGGATATTGGATTGACCCAGTAGGATGGGGTGGAAATAGCATATTGGCGGCATTTTTAATTAAAGCTGGTGGAGCTTTAATAGATAATATGGGTATTCTTTTTGCTGTTGGTGTAGCTCTTGGAATGTCTAAAGAAAAAGACGGTTCATCTGGCTTGAGTGGACTTGTTGCTTTTATGACAATTACAACATTATTATCAACCGCAGTTGTTTCAAATCTTTTGAAAGTTCCTATTGAAGAAGTAAATCCAGGATTTGGAAAAATAAATAATCAATTTATTGGTATATTATCAGGTTTGATAGCAGCACATTGTTATAATAAATTTTCACATGTGAAATTACCAGATTTTTTAGCTTTCTTTAGTGGTAAAAGACTTGTTCCAATAATGACAGCTGTTTATATGCTTGCTGTTTCTGGAGTATTTTTATTTGTATGGCCTGTTATATATTCTGGACTTGTAGCATTTGGTTCAGCAATAGCAAGTCTTGGAGCTTTTGGTGCTGGAATCTACGCTTTTTTCAACAGACTTTTAATACCAACAGGACTTCATCATGCATTGAATTCAGTTTTCTGGTTTGATGCCATAGGAATAAATGATATAGGTAATTTCTGGTCAAATACTGCGGCAACATTCCCAGGAGTTACAACGGGTATGTATCAAGCAGGATTTTTCCCAATAATGATGTTTGGATTACCTGGAGCAGCACTTGCAATGTATCATACTGCTAAAGATAATAAGAAAAAATTAGCTGCAGGACTTTTAATGGCAGGAGCATTTTCTTCTTTCTTTACAGGAGTTACAGAACCATTAGAATTCTCCTTTATGTTCTTAGCACCTGTATTATATTTTATACATGCTTTATTAACAGGTATTTCTGTTTTTATAGCTGCAACTTTCAAATGGATAGCAGGATTTGGATTTAGTGCAGGTTTTGTAGACTATACTTTAAGTTTTAGAATACCAGCTGCAACTAATATATTAATGTTAATACCACTTGGACTTGTAATGTTTGCACTTTATTATTTTATATTTAGATTTGTTATTCAAAAATTGGATCTCAAAACAATTGGTAGAGAAGACGATGTTGACGAAAATGAAGGAAAAACTTATTCTAAAGATACAAATTTTGATGAAATGGCAAAAATAATACTTGAAGGACTTGGTGGAAAAGAAAATATAGAATCAATGGAATATTGTATAACAAGACTTCGTGTTGAAGTTAAAGATAATTTAAAAATTGATGAGAAAAAAATAAAATCATCAGGAATAACAGGTATAATAAGACCTTCTAAAAAAGGAATTCATGTTGTAGTAGGTCCTCAAGTTCAATTTATGTATGATGCAATGCAAAAATATATGTGA
- a CDS encoding DUF7916 family protein, protein MKRILDLNASDIKKLNKEDILNSIKAAEGRTVMSEIIGKYPPILGDVSNVEVACSFGTDIILLNMYDVENPVINGLEIQDDENFLRELKDIVGRIVGINLEPVDESKELFDEKIKISEGRLATVNNVKKVLDQGADFIVLTGNPKTGVTNEKIINTINNIRNELGENVLIIAGKMHSSGNDEEIINQKIVEEFIEAGADIILVPAPGTVPGITLQKITDITSYVHKKNKLIMTTIGTSQEGSDDYTIKQIAINSKMAGVDIHHIGDAGMSPGIATPENIMNYSISIKGKRHTYRRMAKSIKR, encoded by the coding sequence ATTAAAAGAATTCTTGACTTAAATGCTTCAGATATAAAAAAATTAAATAAAGAAGATATATTAAATTCTATTAAAGCAGCTGAAGGAAGAACAGTTATGAGTGAAATTATAGGTAAGTATCCACCTATATTAGGAGATGTTAGCAATGTTGAAGTAGCCTGTTCATTTGGGACGGATATAATACTTTTAAATATGTATGATGTAGAAAATCCTGTTATAAATGGTTTGGAAATTCAAGATGATGAAAATTTTTTAAGAGAATTAAAAGATATAGTTGGTAGAATAGTAGGAATAAATCTTGAACCTGTGGATGAATCTAAGGAGCTTTTCGATGAAAAAATTAAAATTAGTGAAGGAAGATTAGCTACCGTTAATAATGTAAAAAAAGTTTTGGACCAAGGAGCTGATTTTATAGTATTAACGGGGAATCCAAAAACTGGTGTAACTAATGAAAAAATAATAAACACAATAAACAATATTAGAAATGAACTTGGTGAGAATGTCCTTATAATAGCAGGAAAAATGCATAGTTCTGGTAATGATGAAGAAATTATAAATCAAAAAATTGTTGAAGAATTTATTGAAGCAGGAGCAGATATAATACTTGTTCCAGCACCAGGAACTGTTCCTGGAATTACACTTCAAAAGATAACAGATATAACTTCATATGTTCATAAAAAAAATAAACTTATAATGACAACAATAGGAACATCACAAGAAGGTTCAGATGATTATACAATAAAACAGATAGCCATTAATTCAAAGATGGCAGGAGTAGATATACATCATATAGGAGATGCTGGAATGAGTCCGGGTATAGCAACTCCAGAAAATATAATGAATTATTCTATATCTATAAAAGGAAAAAGACATACATATAGAAGAATGGCAAAGTCGATAAAAAGATAG
- a CDS encoding PTS sugar transporter subunit IIA — MFGIFKKSDKVELYSPISGKSIPIEQTPDQVFSEKIAGDGIAINPEEGLVVSPCKGEILQIFKTNHAIAIKEENGLEILVHLGVDTVNLEGKGFERIAEVGQKVKVGDPLIKMDLEFLKENAKSIICPIIITNMDKVGNIERNYGNLKRGQRITKITLKK, encoded by the coding sequence ATGTTTGGCATATTTAAAAAAAGTGATAAAGTAGAATTGTATTCTCCAATATCTGGAAAATCAATCCCGATAGAACAAACTCCAGATCAAGTATTTTCTGAAAAAATAGCTGGAGATGGAATAGCTATCAACCCTGAAGAAGGATTAGTTGTTTCTCCTTGTAAAGGTGAAATACTGCAGATATTTAAAACAAATCATGCTATTGCCATAAAAGAAGAAAATGGGCTTGAAATATTAGTTCATCTTGGAGTTGATACTGTAAACTTGGAAGGTAAAGGGTTTGAAAGGATAGCCGAAGTAGGACAAAAAGTTAAAGTTGGAGATCCTTTGATAAAAATGGATTTAGAATTTTTAAAAGAAAATGCCAAATCTATCATATGTCCAATAATTATAACTAATATGGATAAAGTTGGAAATATTGAAAGAAATTATGGAAATTTAAAAAGAGGTCAAAGAATAACAAAAATAACTTTAAAGAAGTGA